A part of Methanohalobium evestigatum Z-7303 genomic DNA contains:
- a CDS encoding acetate uptake transporter, with the protein MEQTEESASEGESCKTDTSAFGIEHLAKHLDISECTANPAPLGFTGYGIAAFLLSLTFIGVYPVGSMIVSLAIFIGGIAEILAGLQAWRRGDVFAGTAFAAYGLFWPTFAFLVIFESTAMVAGPTPMAMVAFLGIFGIYTLGLFIATLGIGSRAIQFVIGTLFLLFITLAIGNAGVAMMTTIGGYIGAISGLAGIYTALAMILNEVYGRTIAPI; encoded by the coding sequence ATGGAACAAACAGAAGAATCTGCATCAGAGGGTGAGAGTTGTAAGACCGATACTTCAGCATTTGGTATCGAACATCTTGCAAAACACCTCGACATCTCAGAGTGTACAGCCAATCCTGCACCGCTTGGTTTTACAGGATATGGTATTGCAGCGTTTTTATTGAGTTTGACCTTTATTGGGGTATATCCTGTAGGGTCGATGATAGTATCACTTGCAATATTTATCGGAGGAATAGCCGAGATATTAGCCGGGCTTCAAGCATGGCGTAGAGGCGATGTATTTGCTGGGACAGCATTTGCAGCCTATGGACTGTTCTGGCCAACGTTTGCATTCTTAGTTATCTTCGAATCGACAGCAATGGTGGCGGGTCCCACACCGATGGCTATGGTGGCATTCCTCGGCATCTTTGGTATCTATACACTGGGTCTGTTTATAGCCACATTAGGTATTGGCAGTAGAGCAATCCAGTTTGTAATCGGAACATTGTTCCTGCTGTTCATCACTCTTGCCATAGGCAATGCAGGAGTTGCTATGATGACAACGATAGGTGGATACATTGGAGCAATCTCCGGGCTTGCAGGTATTTATACAGCGCTGGCGATGATATTGAATGAGGTATATGGAAGGACAATTGCTCCAATCTAA
- the pylD gene encoding 3-methylornithyl-N6-L-lysine dehydrogenase PylD, translating into MTLLTPDDLYNVSRQFEKNNDIIKRATGQGIRDICESVYNTRLGNEKIGIIPITAGNGIIDNFAESLFTITNYLKLDGFITNHTDVAGYYEAVNQNADILLMADDYVFIAHNLRNGKIATNHVCTGVIYAEIASRCKYADTKDILVIGLGKVGYAGASHLIRKGFNVYAYDPDNEALNSAVQELGVHPYDIHRDGKKFCMVFEATPNENTITKDMISERCLVSTPGIPCGLSPELGNDYDVDLVMEPLLIGVASMLYSVI; encoded by the coding sequence ATGACGTTATTAACACCAGATGATTTGTACAATGTATCCAGACAATTTGAAAAAAATAATGACATTATCAAAAGGGCTACTGGTCAAGGGATAAGGGATATCTGTGAATCGGTATATAATACAAGGCTTGGAAATGAAAAAATCGGAATTATACCCATAACAGCAGGCAATGGAATTATTGATAATTTTGCAGAATCTCTCTTTACAATAACAAATTATCTGAAACTGGATGGATTTATTACAAATCACACTGATGTTGCCGGATATTATGAGGCTGTCAACCAAAATGCAGATATTTTATTGATGGCGGATGATTATGTTTTCATTGCTCACAATCTCCGAAACGGTAAAATTGCAACTAATCATGTCTGTACAGGAGTGATTTATGCAGAAATAGCATCCAGATGTAAATATGCAGATACCAAGGATATTCTTGTTATAGGTCTTGGTAAGGTGGGGTATGCAGGAGCATCGCATCTGATAAGAAAAGGTTTTAATGTTTATGCATATGACCCGGATAATGAGGCTCTTAATAGTGCTGTACAGGAATTGGGGGTACATCCGTACGATATCCACAGGGATGGTAAAAAGTTCTGTATGGTTTTTGAAGCCACTCCCAATGAAAATACCATTACAAAAGATATGATATCAGAAAGATGCCTTGTGTCAACTCCCGGAATTCCATGTGGACTCAGTCCAGAGTTGGGAAATGATTATGATGTTGATTTGGTTATGGAACCACTTCTTATAGGTGTTGCTTCAATGCTTTATTCGGTAATTTAA
- a CDS encoding GAF domain-containing protein, whose amino-acid sequence MQETNTIPDIYHPFLPYMILNMKSTTENSSNLKKLVAHTPVYVFLWKPEYNWPVEYVSENILQFGYTKEDFISGRMNYIDIIHPEDAGKVRKKFSRNYNYGYKNISLQYRILTKSKNIRWVNGKTLVQFDEKGKPSHFLGIIVDITDQKMKEEKLQETLAIKDELESIINNSPAIVFQWKSECKLEEKWPVEFVSDNINRFGYTPDEFVTGKLQYGDIIYPDDLEHVQYELCKRREKGHNDFSQEYRIVTKSGEIRWVDERTFIQRDKDGNPVSYQGIIVDITDRKHTENILHTEHDIALLLNTFDEPEVILNQVLELILDIGVVDCGCIHLADENNDLNLIISVGLSNDFVTSISYLGSNSILNRIIMTGQPVYKDYSEIPFKSDESAKNSEKLRAVALIPLVFNGEVLGALNLYSHLYDEIPSDVRTAIETIAAQLGGFIARMKTEADINDYLSFNKLIEPNIRYTEFNKRV is encoded by the coding sequence ATGCAAGAAACGAATACTATTCCTGATATCTATCATCCATTTCTGCCATATATGATTCTAAATATGAAATCCACAACCGAAAACAGTTCAAATTTGAAGAAACTGGTTGCACACACACCAGTTTATGTTTTTTTATGGAAACCTGAATACAACTGGCCAGTGGAATATGTGTCAGAAAACATTCTACAATTTGGTTACACAAAAGAGGATTTTATATCCGGCAGGATGAATTACATTGATATAATACATCCGGAAGATGCAGGCAAGGTAAGGAAAAAATTCAGTAGGAATTATAACTATGGATATAAAAATATTTCTCTGCAATACCGGATATTGACCAAATCAAAAAATATCCGATGGGTGAATGGAAAAACGTTAGTTCAATTTGATGAAAAGGGAAAACCCAGCCATTTTCTAGGTATAATTGTAGATATCACAGACCAGAAAATGAAAGAAGAAAAACTCCAGGAAACACTTGCAATAAAAGATGAACTTGAATCGATAATCAACAATAGTCCTGCAATAGTTTTTCAGTGGAAGTCGGAATGTAAACTTGAAGAGAAATGGCCTGTTGAATTTGTATCGGACAACATAAACCGTTTTGGTTATACACCAGATGAATTTGTTACAGGAAAGCTTCAGTATGGGGATATCATATATCCTGATGACCTTGAACATGTTCAATATGAACTCTGCAAACGTAGGGAAAAAGGACATAATGATTTTTCGCAGGAATACAGGATAGTTACTAAATCGGGTGAAATAAGATGGGTGGATGAGAGAACTTTTATCCAGAGGGATAAAGATGGTAATCCAGTTTCCTATCAGGGGATAATTGTTGATATTACCGACAGGAAACATACTGAAAATATTCTGCATACAGAACACGATATCGCGCTTTTACTGAATACATTTGATGAACCAGAGGTAATTTTAAATCAGGTACTGGAGCTAATACTTGATATAGGAGTTGTAGATTGTGGATGCATTCATCTGGCAGACGAAAACAACGACCTCAACTTGATAATATCTGTGGGTCTCTCAAACGATTTTGTAACCAGCATTTCTTATCTGGGTTCAAATTCCATTCTCAACAGAATAATAATGACCGGTCAGCCGGTTTACAAGGACTATTCTGAAATACCATTCAAATCAGATGAATCAGCAAAAAATAGTGAAAAACTGCGTGCAGTTGCACTTATACCGTTGGTTTTTAATGGAGAAGTTCTGGGTGCATTAAATTTATACTCACATTTGTATGATGAAATTCCCTCTGATGTCCGTACAGCCATTGAGACAATTGCTGCGCAATTGGGCGGTTTTATCGCACGGATGAAAACTGAAGCGGATATCAATGATTATCTATCTTTCAATAAGTTAATAGAGCCCAATATCCGATATACTGAATTTAATAAAAGAGTTTAA
- the mtaA gene encoding methylcobamide:CoM methyltransferase MtaA — MKNMNERLINALKGEEVDKKPAVSVTQTAIVELMDITGAEWPDAHSDPEKMATLSMASHEQGNLEAIRNPFCLTVLAEALGCGVNMGTKNRQPSITDHPYPKDISDLKMPDDLYNTGRIPAVFESSKIIKDKYGDEVPLISGLEGPATLASDLVSPKSFMKWSIKKPDNFDAIMDFATDACIEYANGMVNNGADVVCVADPVASPDLLSPNDFDNRIKPRLQRFAEEVKAPTVLHICGNVTPIIDMMADTGFDGLSLEEKVKDLKGAKETVGDRASIVGNVSSPFTILGGTPDKVKEDAKKAMDDGVDVLAPGCGIAPNSPLANVQALVDARNEYYS, encoded by the coding sequence ATGAAAAACATGAATGAACGATTAATTAATGCTCTTAAGGGAGAGGAAGTAGATAAAAAACCAGCTGTATCTGTAACACAAACAGCAATTGTAGAGCTAATGGATATTACAGGAGCAGAATGGCCGGATGCACACAGTGATCCAGAAAAAATGGCAACCCTTTCAATGGCATCACATGAACAGGGGAATTTAGAAGCAATAAGGAATCCATTCTGTCTTACAGTGCTTGCTGAAGCACTTGGCTGCGGGGTTAATATGGGTACAAAGAACAGACAGCCCTCTATAACCGATCATCCTTACCCCAAAGACATCAGTGACCTCAAAATGCCTGATGACCTTTATAATACTGGAAGGATACCTGCAGTTTTTGAATCCTCTAAAATTATTAAGGATAAATATGGAGATGAAGTACCGTTAATATCGGGTCTTGAAGGACCTGCAACCCTTGCTTCAGACCTTGTAAGTCCCAAGAGCTTTATGAAATGGTCGATAAAAAAACCGGATAATTTTGATGCTATAATGGATTTTGCAACTGATGCTTGTATAGAATATGCCAACGGTATGGTAAATAATGGAGCAGATGTAGTCTGTGTAGCCGATCCGGTTGCCTCGCCAGACCTTTTAAGTCCCAATGATTTTGACAACCGTATAAAACCAAGATTGCAGCGTTTTGCAGAAGAAGTAAAAGCTCCAACAGTTTTGCATATCTGCGGCAATGTGACACCTATAATAGATATGATGGCTGATACAGGTTTTGACGGTTTAAGTCTGGAAGAAAAAGTAAAAGACCTAAAGGGAGCAAAAGAAACAGTAGGAGACAGAGCAAGTATAGTAGGCAATGTCTCAAGTCCATTTACTATCCTTGGCGGAACACCTGATAAGGTTAAGGAAGATGCCAAGAAAGCCATGGACGATGGTGTGGACGTCCTGGCACCTGGCTGTGGAATAGCTCCAAATTCACCGCTTGCAAATGTTCAGGCGCTGGTAGATGCAAGAAACGAATACTATTCCTGA
- the cysS gene encoding cysteine--tRNA ligase, with product MSIKLYNSLTNKVESFIPVDDKFVRMYNCGPTVYGRVHIGNIRSFLMADLLKRFLNLEGYQVRQAMNITDVGHMTSDSDEGEDKLQVAADKEKLDPWKIADKYKQLFIDDLNKLNIDDADVYPRATQHINEMIEVIKKLIDNGYAYVSGGNVYFDITKFPEYGKLSGNVLEKLQSQERAVYDPYKRNPQDFVLWFSHSKYKNHIMNWDSPWGEGYPGWHIECSAMALKYLTDAFNKHFDSEKSTTIDIHTGGEDNKFPHHECEIAQSEGATGQKFVNYWMHVTHLLVEGDKMSKSLNNIYTLPDILNQGYKPEAVRYVLLTTHYRQKLNFTFKNLQASQNAIDRLQELIFNLKHIGNESGDFEAEKFAEKVKDDFIKELENDLNIAGAIGVLFEAVKTINKSLTNIGQQEADILLDMLKDVDKVLGVLDFSEQAPLEKEIQELIEQRDRARDSKDFATADKIRDNLKKRGIHLIDTPEGTIWKREQ from the coding sequence ATGAGCATCAAGCTTTACAACTCGCTCACCAATAAAGTTGAATCCTTTATCCCGGTAGATGACAAGTTTGTAAGGATGTATAACTGCGGTCCTACCGTATATGGCAGGGTACATATAGGAAATATACGAAGTTTTTTGATGGCAGACCTGCTCAAACGTTTTTTAAATCTTGAAGGTTATCAGGTTAGACAGGCTATGAATATTACAGATGTCGGTCATATGACATCTGATTCTGATGAAGGTGAAGACAAACTACAGGTTGCTGCCGATAAAGAAAAACTTGACCCTTGGAAAATTGCAGACAAATATAAGCAATTGTTTATAGATGACCTGAATAAACTGAATATAGATGATGCAGATGTTTATCCTCGTGCAACCCAGCATATTAATGAAATGATAGAGGTAATTAAAAAACTCATAGATAATGGATATGCATATGTTTCAGGTGGAAATGTCTATTTTGATATAACCAAATTTCCTGAATATGGAAAACTCTCAGGAAATGTTCTGGAAAAATTACAATCCCAAGAACGTGCTGTATACGACCCCTACAAACGCAACCCTCAGGATTTTGTTCTCTGGTTTTCGCATTCCAAATACAAAAACCACATCATGAACTGGGATTCTCCATGGGGCGAGGGATACCCCGGATGGCATATTGAATGTTCAGCAATGGCGTTGAAATATCTCACAGATGCATTCAATAAACATTTTGATTCTGAAAAATCCACTACAATTGACATTCATACAGGCGGAGAAGATAACAAATTTCCACACCATGAATGTGAAATAGCCCAGAGTGAAGGTGCTACAGGACAGAAATTTGTCAATTACTGGATGCATGTAACCCATCTTCTGGTAGAAGGAGACAAAATGTCAAAATCTTTAAACAATATTTATACTCTCCCAGACATCCTCAATCAGGGATATAAACCAGAAGCGGTACGTTATGTTCTGCTTACTACCCATTACCGACAAAAACTCAATTTTACTTTTAAAAATCTACAGGCATCACAGAATGCCATTGACAGACTGCAGGAATTAATATTTAACCTGAAACATATAGGAAATGAATCAGGTGATTTTGAAGCTGAAAAATTTGCAGAAAAGGTTAAAGACGACTTTATCAAAGAACTGGAAAACGACCTGAATATAGCAGGAGCAATCGGTGTTCTTTTTGAAGCAGTAAAAACCATTAATAAATCCCTTACAAATATCGGACAACAGGAAGCAGATATATTATTGGATATGCTCAAAGATGTAGATAAAGTGCTGGGAGTACTGGATTTTAGTGAACAGGCACCCCTTGAAAAAGAAATACAGGAACTTATAGAACAAAGAGATAGAGCAAGGGATTCAAAAGATTTTGCTACTGCTGACAAAATACGTGATAATCTAAAAAAACGCGGCATCCACCTTATTGATACTCCAGAAGGAACAATCTGGAAACGTGAACAATGA
- the pylC gene encoding 3-methylornithine--L-lysine ligase PylC: protein MNTIAIIGGKLQGFEVTYLAKKSGMKVLLIDRHEKPLIRDLVDEFYNFDIIENPEKLVDISHNVDAILPVNENQSTINFLENIVNNLYCPLLFDFNAYRISSDKQKSKQYFKSINIPTPKDYPCKLPCIIKPLSESSSIGVSIIHDNKYLDSKTDELKIIEEFIEGDVVSLEVVGDGTNFAVVKETIVHIDEKYDCHMVTPLEHDIEFRKIAYKLASNLGLKGIMDVEAIKNPDDLRVIEIDARFPSQTPIVVYHSTGINLLNLLMQAFYGDIWEINGKIQENYCTLEHVMLSGGDLVPVDEQILSNATEYSQFYCSNGLEIFKCSGSNPAFTLVMWGGDESTVKDLRDMGYSIIKETHQVLKCNYIMGQ from the coding sequence ATGAATACTATTGCTATAATAGGCGGTAAACTTCAGGGATTTGAAGTAACCTATCTTGCCAAAAAATCGGGAATGAAGGTTTTATTGATAGACAGGCATGAAAAACCTCTTATAAGAGATTTGGTGGATGAATTTTATAATTTTGACATCATAGAAAACCCTGAAAAACTTGTCGATATATCCCACAATGTTGATGCAATACTTCCGGTAAATGAAAATCAATCAACAATTAACTTTTTGGAAAATATCGTAAATAACCTGTACTGTCCTCTACTTTTTGATTTTAATGCCTATCGTATAAGCAGTGATAAACAGAAGTCCAAACAATATTTCAAGTCAATTAATATACCGACACCAAAGGATTATCCATGTAAATTACCGTGTATTATAAAACCACTTTCTGAGAGTAGCAGTATAGGAGTATCCATAATCCATGATAATAAATATCTGGACTCTAAAACAGATGAACTGAAAATTATCGAGGAATTTATTGAAGGTGATGTAGTATCTCTTGAAGTAGTAGGAGACGGGACAAATTTTGCGGTTGTAAAGGAAACCATAGTCCATATTGATGAAAAATACGACTGCCACATGGTCACACCCCTGGAACATGATATTGAATTTAGGAAAATAGCCTACAAACTTGCTTCAAACCTTGGACTGAAAGGTATAATGGATGTGGAAGCTATAAAAAATCCTGATGATTTAAGAGTTATTGAAATTGATGCCCGTTTCCCGAGTCAAACGCCTATAGTGGTTTATCATTCAACAGGAATCAATCTTTTGAATCTTTTAATGCAGGCTTTTTATGGCGATATCTGGGAAATTAATGGTAAAATCCAAGAAAATTATTGTACGCTTGAACACGTAATGCTAAGCGGTGGGGATTTGGTTCCTGTAGATGAACAAATATTGTCCAATGCTACAGAATATTCACAGTTTTATTGTTCCAATGGGTTGGAAATATTCAAATGTAGTGGAAGTAATCCGGCTTTTACACTGGTAATGTGGGGCGGTGATGAATCAACTGTAAAAGATTTAAGAGATATGGGATATTCGATTATAAAAGAAACCCATCAGGTTTTAAAATGTAATTATATAATGGGGCAGTAA
- a CDS encoding nicotinate phosphoribosyltransferase → MMPEFHLVSEEDIRSGKTTDIYFENIMEIFNKKGVGNENVVAEFTASSLPDEWRWGVFAGLDEVLCLLEGKNVDIYALPEGTVFRHQDTEGVNTPVMFIEGSYKKFCIYETPILGLICHPSGVATKSARVKKAAKSCDVMSFGIRRMHPGIAPVIDRAAYIGGCDSVSCIAGAEEVGIEPKGTMPHALSIIFGDPKKAYKAFDDVLSKDIARIALVDTYYDETIESFMAAEAMGENLYGIRLDTPTSRRGNLKKIAQEIKWELKCRGVDARIIASGGINEYTIPELRKAGVDGFGVGTTISNADTIDFSMDIVEMDGKPSAKRGKFSEKKQAYRCPECMTYKTKLWNKEDIPVCKCGNKMVPMLQKFMENGKILDDYPSALDLKTNVTNQLQKLEADWFND, encoded by the coding sequence ATGATGCCAGAGTTTCATCTAGTAAGTGAAGAAGACATTCGCAGTGGGAAAACAACTGATATTTATTTTGAGAATATAATGGAGATTTTTAACAAGAAAGGTGTTGGCAATGAGAATGTAGTTGCTGAATTTACTGCTTCCTCATTACCGGATGAATGGAGATGGGGAGTATTTGCAGGACTGGATGAAGTCTTGTGTCTGCTCGAAGGTAAAAACGTTGATATTTATGCCTTACCCGAAGGTACTGTTTTTAGGCATCAGGATACAGAAGGTGTAAATACACCCGTCATGTTTATTGAAGGGTCATACAAAAAATTCTGCATTTACGAAACCCCCATACTTGGATTAATCTGCCACCCATCAGGCGTTGCTACAAAATCAGCAAGGGTTAAAAAGGCAGCTAAAAGTTGTGATGTGATGTCTTTTGGAATACGGAGGATGCATCCCGGTATAGCCCCAGTTATAGACCGTGCCGCCTATATCGGAGGATGTGATTCCGTTTCCTGCATAGCCGGTGCTGAGGAAGTAGGTATTGAACCCAAGGGAACAATGCCTCATGCCCTTAGTATTATATTTGGAGATCCAAAAAAGGCATACAAAGCATTTGATGATGTATTATCAAAAGACATCGCCAGAATAGCACTTGTTGATACATATTATGATGAGACTATAGAATCTTTTATGGCAGCCGAAGCAATGGGAGAAAACCTTTACGGAATCCGACTTGACACTCCTACATCAAGAAGAGGAAATCTGAAAAAGATTGCACAGGAAATAAAATGGGAACTGAAATGTAGAGGAGTGGATGCAAGAATTATTGCATCAGGTGGAATTAATGAATACACAATCCCAGAATTAAGAAAAGCTGGTGTTGATGGTTTTGGAGTTGGCACCACTATATCAAATGCTGATACCATCGATTTTTCAATGGATATTGTTGAAATGGATGGAAAACCTTCTGCAAAAAGAGGGAAGTTCAGCGAGAAAAAACAGGCATACCGCTGTCCTGAATGTATGACATACAAAACAAAGTTATGGAACAAAGAGGATATACCGGTCTGTAAATGCGGAAATAAAATGGTACCCATGCTGCAGAAATTCATGGAAAACGGTAAGATTCTGGATGATTACCCATCAGCACTGGACTTGAAAACAAACGTTACCAATCAATTACAAAAACTTGAAGCCGACTGGTTTAATGATTAA
- the pylB gene encoding methylornithine synthase PylB, giving the protein MFENMDNYDLNEFVQDIINGRGLSDSEIKHLLSTENHKELDKLYQVSRIVRDKFTGNKVFLYSFIYFSTYCKNECSFCYYNKLNNISRYRLSTDEILRICSSFKGKQIHMVDLTMGEDPYYHNNPHLLVDIVKNVKNELDLPIMVSPGVVDNDTLENLYNSGADFLALYQETYDKDLYERIRVGQSFRDRINARKFAKKIGFCVEDGILSGIEPDIESLIKSLRGMENNNPDMVRAMTFTPQEGTPLENQRQSSSEQELKIISILRLMFPDKLIPASLDIEGIDGMVKRLNSGANVVTSIIPSNTTLEGVVNYDRDLEKRNRNVENVVSRLKTMGMEPAKQSEFNQIIGL; this is encoded by the coding sequence TTGTTTGAAAATATGGATAATTATGACCTTAATGAATTTGTGCAGGATATAATAAACGGCAGAGGTTTATCGGATTCTGAAATAAAACATCTGTTATCTACTGAAAACCATAAAGAACTTGATAAATTATATCAGGTGTCAAGAATTGTCAGGGACAAATTCACTGGTAATAAGGTGTTTTTGTATAGTTTCATCTATTTTTCAACATACTGCAAAAATGAATGCTCATTTTGCTATTATAATAAATTAAACAACATTTCCAGGTATCGTTTAAGTACTGATGAAATTCTTAGAATTTGTTCATCTTTTAAAGGTAAACAGATTCATATGGTAGACCTGACAATGGGCGAAGATCCGTATTATCATAACAACCCTCATCTACTTGTTGATATTGTGAAAAATGTTAAAAATGAACTGGATTTGCCCATTATGGTATCACCCGGTGTAGTGGACAATGATACTCTGGAAAATCTTTATAATTCTGGCGCTGATTTTCTTGCACTTTATCAGGAAACGTATGATAAAGACCTATATGAGAGAATAAGAGTGGGTCAGTCATTTAGAGACCGTATTAATGCCAGAAAATTTGCCAAAAAAATAGGTTTTTGTGTAGAGGATGGAATTCTATCAGGAATAGAGCCGGACATTGAATCTCTTATAAAATCATTAAGGGGTATGGAAAATAATAACCCTGATATGGTCCGAGCAATGACTTTTACCCCTCAGGAAGGAACACCACTTGAAAATCAGAGACAGTCTTCCAGTGAGCAGGAATTAAAGATTATATCAATACTGAGATTAATGTTTCCCGACAAGTTGATACCTGCATCTCTTGATATAGAAGGAATCGATGGCATGGTTAAAAGACTTAATTCAGGAGCCAATGTTGTAACTTCAATAATACCATCCAATACAACTCTTGAAGGAGTTGTAAACTACGATAGAGATTTGGAAAAGAGAAACAGAAATGTGGAAAATGTTGTGTCCCGTTTAAAGACTATGGGAATGGAACCTGCAAAACAATCCGAATTCAATCAAATAATCGGTTTATAA
- the metK gene encoding methionine adenosyltransferase: MSKLKYDHVFTSEAVGSGHPDKVCDQVSDAVLDACLAADKDSRVACETLVAHDLLINAGEITCKGMDQINTENIARDIVRDIGYDCEDLLFWDQSFEYMSKIHEQSPDISMGVTEGMGLYEDQGAGDQGMMFGYATNETPEFMPAPIAYSHRLLQYLDTVRKEGKLSYLRPDSKSQVSIKYVNGKPDHITTVVVSQQTDDVPLEKVRNDIVDLVNDVLEPTGLLRSDTEYFINPTGSFVLGGPYADAGLTGRKIIVDTYGGVGSHGGGAFSGKDPSKVDRSAAYYARHAAKNIVAAGLADKCEIQVAYAIGVAKPLSINVDTYGTGVVEDQEIQDVLESGEIFDFRPAALIDDLELLNPKGWSYREASTYGHFGRDIFPWEQLDKVDSLREKFNLNVVK; encoded by the coding sequence ATGAGCAAACTCAAATATGACCACGTATTCACCTCAGAAGCAGTCGGCTCTGGACATCCAGATAAAGTGTGTGACCAGGTATCAGATGCAGTTTTGGATGCATGTCTGGCAGCCGATAAGGACAGCCGTGTAGCATGTGAAACACTTGTTGCACATGACCTTTTGATAAATGCAGGTGAAATAACCTGTAAAGGAATGGACCAGATAAACACAGAAAATATAGCACGTGATATAGTAAGGGATATCGGATATGACTGTGAAGACCTTCTTTTCTGGGACCAGTCCTTTGAATATATGTCAAAGATTCATGAACAATCCCCTGATATATCAATGGGTGTAACTGAAGGTATGGGATTGTATGAAGATCAGGGTGCAGGTGACCAAGGAATGATGTTTGGTTACGCCACCAATGAAACCCCTGAATTTATGCCTGCTCCAATTGCATATAGTCACAGATTACTGCAGTATCTTGATACTGTCCGTAAAGAAGGTAAGCTGTCTTATCTAAGACCGGATTCTAAATCACAGGTGTCAATAAAATATGTAAACGGGAAACCAGATCATATAACAACGGTAGTCGTATCTCAGCAGACAGATGATGTACCGCTTGAAAAAGTACGTAACGACATAGTAGACCTTGTTAATGATGTTCTTGAACCTACAGGATTGCTGAGGTCTGATACAGAATATTTCATCAATCCAACAGGTTCATTTGTTCTTGGCGGTCCTTATGCAGATGCAGGGCTTACCGGCCGTAAAATAATTGTTGATACCTATGGTGGAGTAGGCAGTCATGGAGGAGGTGCTTTCTCTGGTAAAGATCCATCCAAGGTCGACCGTTCAGCAGCATACTATGCAAGACATGCAGCCAAAAATATTGTAGCAGCAGGTCTTGCTGATAAATGTGAAATCCAGGTTGCATATGCAATAGGTGTTGCCAAACCGCTCAGTATAAACGTTGATACCTATGGTACAGGAGTGGTAGAAGATCAGGAAATCCAGGATGTACTGGAATCTGGTGAAATATTTGATTTCAGACCAGCAGCCCTGATAGATGACCTTGAATTGTTGAATCCAAAAGGTTGGTCATACAGGGAAGCATCTACATACGGTCATTTTGGCAGGGACATATTCCCATGGGAACAGCTTGACAAAGTGGATAGTCTGAGAGAAAAATTCAATCTCAACGTTGTAAAATGA